In Saccharothrix violaceirubra, the following are encoded in one genomic region:
- a CDS encoding ABC transporter permease: protein MTTFAVRRDGASPVTQVLVLTQRSLRALVGDPRMVVFSILQPLVMLVLFSQIFANMANSPGFPAGVSYIDFLMPAILVNTAMQAALQQGVGLVTDMKNGVLARFRSLPVRPGAVLVARSLSDLVRTAAQLALMVVLALAVFGFRPAGGVVGVLAAFGLALAVGWGLGWVFLAVAAWLRNAELMQTVGFLAMFPLMFASSAYVPINTLPGWLQAVANVNPLTHAVDAARTLALGQPVTGAVAALTGAAALALGGWLLAVRGFRRPL from the coding sequence ATGACCACCTTCGCCGTGCGCCGCGACGGGGCCTCCCCCGTGACCCAGGTGCTCGTCCTCACCCAACGCTCGCTGCGCGCCCTCGTCGGCGACCCGCGCATGGTCGTCTTCAGCATCCTCCAGCCGCTGGTGATGCTGGTGCTGTTCAGCCAGATCTTCGCGAACATGGCCAACTCCCCCGGCTTCCCCGCCGGGGTGTCCTACATCGACTTCCTGATGCCCGCGATCCTGGTCAACACGGCCATGCAGGCGGCGTTGCAGCAGGGCGTCGGCCTGGTCACGGACATGAAGAACGGCGTGCTGGCCCGGTTCCGCTCGCTGCCGGTGCGGCCCGGGGCCGTGCTGGTCGCCCGCAGCCTGTCCGACCTGGTCCGCACCGCCGCGCAACTGGCGTTGATGGTCGTGCTCGCGCTGGCCGTGTTCGGGTTCCGGCCGGCGGGCGGCGTCGTGGGCGTGCTCGCCGCGTTCGGCCTCGCGCTGGCAGTGGGCTGGGGCCTGGGCTGGGTGTTCCTGGCCGTCGCCGCGTGGCTGCGCAACGCCGAGCTGATGCAGACGGTCGGGTTCCTGGCCATGTTCCCGTTGATGTTCGCGTCCAGCGCGTACGTGCCGATCAACACCCTGCCGGGGTGGCTCCAGGCGGTGGCGAACGTCAACCCGCTCACCCACGCGGTCGACGCGGCCCGCACGCTCGCGCTCGGCCAACCGGTCACCGGCGCGGTCGCGGCGCTGACCGGTGCCGCCGCGCTGGCGCTCGGCGGGTGGTTGCTCGCGGTGCGCGGCTTCCGGCGTCCGCTCTAA
- a CDS encoding DUF3558 family protein, with the protein MNRIRMWLAVALAASALTGCAYSINGTPVPMAGGEAATSASTTSSSSGGAPKIAKQRTVAGVDPCKLLTADDLKPIGKLTKDPARKDDVIQESCQYVVDDGSAGGRSVVTALYQQYEQVRARQGKGHEEVVDGHSAWVYCDAGSGDMACTATIAVNKNRSVLVAMTTKTGVADQVLATMQPLMKAVLSRMPLA; encoded by the coding sequence GTGAACCGCATTCGCATGTGGCTCGCGGTCGCCCTGGCCGCTTCGGCGCTCACCGGCTGCGCGTACAGCATCAACGGGACCCCGGTGCCGATGGCCGGTGGCGAGGCCGCCACGTCGGCGTCCACCACCTCGTCCTCGTCGGGCGGCGCGCCCAAGATCGCCAAGCAGCGCACGGTGGCCGGCGTCGACCCGTGCAAGCTGCTCACCGCCGACGACCTCAAGCCGATCGGGAAGCTGACCAAGGACCCCGCGCGCAAGGACGACGTGATCCAGGAGTCGTGCCAGTACGTCGTCGACGACGGCTCGGCGGGCGGGCGCAGCGTCGTGACCGCGCTCTACCAGCAGTACGAGCAGGTCAGGGCACGTCAGGGCAAGGGGCACGAAGAGGTCGTCGACGGGCACTCGGCATGGGTGTACTGCGATGCGGGCAGCGGCGACATGGCGTGCACGGCGACCATCGCGGTGAACAAGAACCGCAGCGTCCTCGTGGCGATGACCACCAAGACCGGGGTCGCCGATCAGGTGCTGGCGACCATGCAGCCGCTCATGAAGGCCGTACTGAGCCGGATGCCTCTGGCGTGA
- a CDS encoding cytochrome c oxidase assembly protein, with translation MSTEAQARTLRTGLVPLLAVGATIAAALAAAIAAGTEGDKSGLIVVRVLTESAAVVTIGSLLLAAFLTPPKPSGRLAADGYAALRTAAWSALVWTLGAVLAVPFTVAEALNQPVTELLDLQLIFQFAGLAEQTRAWMITAVVVALLALGCRLTLSWGWTAVLFLVSVFALFPVAVTGHSSGGGSHDVATNSLLFHLVAAALWVGGLIALLAHGRRGGVRLDLAATRFSRLALVCWIVMGLSGVINAYVRLPIDKLFSSNYGWLVVGKTVALLVLFVFGYFQREKGVRAVVEHGTKRALLRLAGVEVLLMFLTIGLAAGLSRTAPPPEGRTFPSTVELRIGYDLNGAPTLERLLFDWRFDLVFGTAALLLAVLYLLGVRRLRKRGDAWPVGRTVAWVAGCLTLLFATSSGLGRYAPAMFSVHMETHMLLSMLVPVLLVLGGPVTLALRALPTAGKDNPPGPREWLLALVHSPVAKLLTNPFVALALFVGSFYGLYFSGLFDVALKHHWAHLAMNAHFLLAGYVFYWPVIGVDPAPNRLPPLGRLGLLFASIPFHAFFGITLMSSQTVIGDDFYRGLSLPWVGPLLEDQRLGGGIAWAAGEVPLIVVMVALLVQWARSDDREARRADRRADADGDADLAAYNAMLRKMSGKQD, from the coding sequence GTGTCCACCGAAGCGCAAGCCCGCACCCTGCGCACCGGTCTGGTCCCCCTGCTGGCCGTGGGCGCGACGATCGCGGCTGCCCTGGCCGCGGCGATCGCGGCCGGCACCGAGGGCGACAAGTCCGGGCTGATCGTCGTCCGCGTGCTGACCGAGTCGGCCGCCGTCGTGACGATCGGGTCCCTGCTCCTGGCCGCGTTCCTCACCCCGCCCAAACCGTCCGGACGGCTGGCGGCCGACGGCTACGCGGCGTTGCGTACGGCGGCGTGGTCGGCGCTGGTGTGGACGCTGGGTGCCGTGCTCGCCGTGCCGTTCACCGTGGCCGAGGCGTTGAACCAGCCGGTCACCGAACTGCTCGACCTCCAGTTGATCTTCCAGTTCGCGGGTCTGGCCGAGCAGACCCGGGCGTGGATGATCACCGCGGTGGTCGTGGCGCTGCTCGCGCTGGGCTGTCGGCTGACGCTCTCGTGGGGCTGGACCGCGGTCTTGTTCCTCGTGTCGGTGTTCGCCCTGTTCCCGGTCGCGGTGACCGGGCACTCGTCGGGCGGCGGCTCGCACGACGTCGCCACGAACAGCCTGCTGTTCCACCTGGTCGCGGCGGCCCTGTGGGTCGGCGGCCTGATCGCGCTGTTGGCGCACGGGCGACGCGGTGGCGTGCGGCTGGACCTGGCCGCCACGCGGTTCTCGCGGCTCGCGCTGGTGTGCTGGATCGTCATGGGCCTGTCGGGCGTGATCAACGCCTACGTGCGCCTTCCGATCGACAAGCTCTTCAGCAGCAACTACGGCTGGCTCGTCGTGGGCAAGACGGTCGCGTTGCTGGTGTTGTTCGTCTTCGGGTACTTCCAGCGTGAGAAGGGCGTGCGCGCGGTCGTCGAGCACGGCACCAAACGGGCGTTGCTGCGGCTCGCCGGCGTCGAGGTGCTGCTCATGTTCCTCACGATCGGCCTCGCCGCCGGGCTGAGCCGGACGGCGCCGCCGCCCGAGGGCCGCACGTTCCCGAGCACCGTCGAACTGCGCATCGGCTACGACCTGAACGGCGCGCCCACGCTGGAACGGCTGCTCTTCGACTGGCGGTTCGACCTGGTCTTCGGCACGGCCGCGCTCCTGCTGGCCGTCCTGTACCTGCTGGGCGTGCGCCGGTTGCGCAAGCGCGGCGACGCGTGGCCGGTCGGACGGACCGTGGCGTGGGTGGCGGGCTGCCTGACGCTGCTGTTCGCGACGTCGTCGGGCCTGGGCCGGTACGCGCCCGCGATGTTCAGCGTGCACATGGAAACGCACATGCTGCTGTCCATGCTCGTCCCCGTGCTGCTGGTGCTGGGCGGGCCGGTGACGTTGGCCTTGCGGGCGTTGCCGACGGCGGGCAAGGACAACCCGCCGGGTCCGCGCGAGTGGTTGCTCGCGTTGGTGCACTCGCCGGTGGCGAAGCTGCTGACGAACCCGTTCGTGGCGCTCGCGCTGTTCGTGGGCTCGTTCTACGGCCTGTACTTCTCGGGCCTGTTCGACGTGGCGTTGAAGCACCACTGGGCGCACCTGGCCATGAACGCGCACTTCCTCCTGGCCGGCTACGTCTTCTACTGGCCGGTGATCGGCGTGGACCCGGCGCCCAACCGGCTGCCTCCGTTGGGCCGTCTCGGGTTGCTGTTCGCGTCGATTCCGTTCCACGCGTTCTTCGGCATCACGCTGATGAGTTCGCAGACGGTCATCGGCGACGACTTCTACCGCGGGCTGTCGTTGCCGTGGGTCGGTCCACTGCTGGAGGACCAACGGCTCGGTGGTGGCATCGCGTGGGCGGCCGGCGAGGTGCCGCTGATCGTGGTGATGGTGGCGCTGCTGGTCCAGTGGGCCCGCTCCGACGACCGCGAGGCCCGCCGGGCGGACCGACGGGCCGATGCGGACGGGGACGCTGATCTTGCCGCGTACAACGCGATGCTGCGCAAGATGTCCGGCAAGCAGGATTAG
- a CDS encoding LacI family DNA-binding transcriptional regulator produces MDRPRKPTLDTVASAVGVSRATVSNAYNRPDQLSAALRERILAAAQALGYAGPDPVARSLATRHSAAVGFMLGHRLSASFSDQALSVVLDGLASTVDGHDHCLVLMPGHDRGGPRPSTVSRAQADVVVAYSLPDDAPALAAVRARGLPLVVIDQPVLPDTARVEVDDYAGARMAAEHVVARGHRRVAVLTFALRPDGRNGLVSPVRRGSASFRVTRDRVNGYLDVLGDVPVWECADSTRELARTGARELLSPSPTRPTAVVCTSDELAFGAIQAARDLGLRVPEDVSVVGFDDIPAAQHADPPLTTIRQPLAEKGRRAGELALRLLDGGRPGEPSRVALGLVERESTTAVK; encoded by the coding sequence GTGGACCGTCCCCGGAAGCCGACGCTGGACACTGTCGCCAGTGCCGTCGGCGTGTCCCGGGCCACGGTCTCCAACGCCTACAACCGGCCCGACCAGCTTTCCGCCGCGTTGCGCGAACGCATCCTCGCCGCGGCGCAGGCCCTCGGCTACGCCGGGCCGGACCCGGTCGCGCGCAGCCTGGCGACCCGGCACAGCGCGGCCGTGGGGTTCATGCTCGGGCACCGGCTGTCGGCGTCCTTCTCCGACCAGGCGCTGTCCGTGGTGCTCGACGGACTGGCCTCCACCGTGGACGGGCACGACCACTGCCTCGTGCTGATGCCGGGCCACGACCGGGGCGGACCGCGGCCGTCGACGGTGTCGCGGGCGCAGGCGGATGTCGTGGTGGCGTACTCGTTGCCGGACGATGCACCGGCGTTGGCCGCCGTGCGGGCGCGCGGACTGCCGCTCGTGGTGATCGACCAGCCCGTGCTGCCGGACACGGCGCGCGTGGAGGTGGACGACTACGCGGGCGCGCGGATGGCCGCGGAGCACGTCGTGGCGCGGGGACATCGGCGGGTGGCGGTGTTGACGTTCGCGTTGCGGCCGGATGGGCGGAACGGCCTGGTGAGCCCGGTCCGCCGCGGCTCGGCCTCCTTCCGAGTGACCCGCGACAGGGTGAACGGGTATCTGGACGTGCTCGGCGACGTGCCCGTGTGGGAGTGCGCCGACAGCACGCGCGAACTGGCGCGGACCGGGGCGCGCGAACTGCTGTCCCCGTCGCCCACCCGGCCGACGGCCGTGGTCTGCACGTCCGACGAGCTGGCGTTCGGTGCGATCCAGGCGGCGCGGGACCTGGGACTGCGCGTGCCGGAGGACGTGTCGGTGGTGGGCTTCGACGACATTCCCGCCGCCCAGCACGCCGACCCACCACTGACTACGATCCGTCAACCCCTGGCCGAAAAAGGGCGCCGAGCGGGTGAACTAGCCTTGCGTCTGCTCGACGGAGGCAGACCCGGCGAGCCGAGCAGAGTGGCACTGGGCCTCGTGGAGCGCGAGTCGACCACCGCCGTGAAGTGA
- a CDS encoding MFS transporter — translation MLSPRAAVFAAFLLNGAVFGTWASRVPALAAQVGADEGTLGLSLLGASIGLAATAPFAARACAMIGARLVVLISGTLGALLLPVLGLVSDPVQLGVALVGLGSAIAALDVSMNLSAVSVIRRLDRPLMPQFHAGFSVGGLFGSVGAAVAASNGLSPERHFLIATVVCLITVVLMARTLPGGRPPRTEEHGDQRSVVKRPVLWLLAGIALCSAIAEGASADWSALFFVRERAVSEGTAAAVYACFSIAMAIARLVGEPVQRRVGPYRLLAGGGVLAAAGVTLAVAVPVPLVGFVGFTLAGLGLAFGFPVVMELAGEAGRRADGTGGERELGLVTTVAYTGFLAGPPLVGTIAHQSSLSVSLAFVAVVIALMIPTSLLAARARRRELTPEASGSVRPS, via the coding sequence ATGCTGTCGCCCCGTGCCGCCGTCTTCGCCGCCTTCCTGCTCAACGGCGCCGTGTTCGGCACGTGGGCGTCCCGCGTGCCCGCCCTCGCCGCCCAGGTCGGCGCGGACGAGGGCACGCTCGGCCTGTCCCTGCTCGGCGCCAGCATCGGCCTCGCGGCCACCGCGCCGTTCGCGGCCCGCGCGTGCGCCATGATCGGCGCACGGCTGGTCGTCCTGATCAGCGGCACGCTCGGCGCCCTGCTGCTGCCCGTGCTCGGCCTGGTGTCCGACCCGGTCCAGCTCGGCGTCGCCCTGGTCGGCCTCGGCTCCGCGATCGCCGCGCTGGACGTGTCGATGAACCTGTCCGCGGTCTCCGTGATCCGCCGCCTCGACCGCCCGCTCATGCCCCAGTTCCACGCCGGGTTCAGCGTCGGCGGCCTGTTCGGCTCGGTGGGTGCCGCCGTGGCCGCGTCCAACGGCCTGTCGCCGGAACGCCACTTCCTGATCGCCACGGTCGTCTGCCTGATCACCGTCGTCCTCATGGCCCGCACGCTGCCCGGCGGCCGGCCGCCCAGGACCGAGGAGCACGGCGACCAACGCTCCGTCGTCAAGCGCCCGGTGCTCTGGCTGCTCGCGGGCATCGCGTTGTGCTCGGCGATCGCGGAAGGCGCGTCCGCCGACTGGTCCGCCCTCTTCTTCGTCCGCGAACGCGCCGTGTCCGAGGGCACGGCCGCCGCGGTCTACGCGTGTTTCTCGATCGCGATGGCCATCGCGCGCCTGGTCGGCGAGCCCGTGCAACGCCGCGTCGGCCCGTACCGCCTGCTCGCCGGCGGCGGGGTCCTCGCCGCCGCGGGCGTCACGCTCGCGGTCGCGGTGCCCGTGCCCCTGGTCGGTTTCGTCGGGTTCACGCTCGCGGGCCTGGGCCTGGCGTTCGGCTTCCCGGTCGTCATGGAACTGGCCGGCGAGGCGGGCCGCCGGGCCGACGGCACCGGCGGCGAACGCGAACTCGGCCTGGTCACGACCGTGGCCTACACCGGCTTCCTGGCCGGGCCGCCGCTCGTCGGCACGATCGCCCACCAGAGTTCGCTGAGCGTGTCGCTCGCCTTCGTGGCGGTCGTGATCGCCCTGATGATCCCCACGTCCCTGCTGGCGGCACGTGCGCGCCGCCGCGAACTCACGCCAGAGGCATCCGGCTCAGTACGGCCTTCATGA